From a single Nitrospirota bacterium genomic region:
- a CDS encoding saccharopine dehydrogenase NADP-binding domain-containing protein — protein sequence MAVKAAGDLWYSLDLMRVFILGVGAMGSLLTKLLLRQGHQVLCGDRDLVRARAFLGEHSTLLIQQVNARNSHSIVKAAKGCHLLVNACPAVFNKTILRAALRLRSHYIDTASRLTQSPFRPEQYRFDRLFREKKRLALIHAGVAPGLTNLLAMQAAVELDSIERVQVRLFEETASDNPVSQWSAVDSFDEAVSRPRIYRNGRFEFGERFGAREMFRFPAPIGQVGVLLAAQDEVVTIPRVLSVREMDAKIGGIDMERLRRWYRQGKLNRSRGLVAARFPATPTPRAMSKLVRRGVLRNERFAAAVLVYGRKRTGYFMIRWDALFPSLFDLRQRGHTCSPVAWSAAHLTALFVKHMPRELAGVYVPEALPIAVRRSILRAVRSSDIRLTRKVTRLNLAC from the coding sequence ATGGCCGTCAAGGCTGCCGGTGATTTATGGTACAGTCTCGACCTCATGAGGGTGTTTATTCTTGGCGTCGGGGCGATGGGATCGTTGCTCACCAAACTCCTGCTTCGCCAGGGCCATCAAGTATTGTGCGGCGACCGCGATCTCGTCCGTGCCCGTGCCTTTCTCGGTGAGCATTCGACTCTGCTGATTCAACAGGTCAATGCTCGAAACTCGCACAGCATTGTGAAGGCAGCGAAGGGCTGCCATCTCCTGGTGAACGCCTGTCCCGCTGTGTTCAACAAGACAATCCTGCGTGCAGCTCTCCGGTTACGTTCCCACTACATCGATACGGCATCCCGCCTCACTCAGAGTCCCTTTCGGCCTGAGCAGTATCGGTTCGACCGTCTGTTTCGGGAGAAGAAGCGGCTGGCGTTGATTCATGCCGGCGTTGCGCCAGGTCTCACGAACCTCTTAGCCATGCAGGCGGCAGTCGAACTCGACAGCATTGAAAGGGTTCAGGTGCGGCTCTTTGAAGAGACGGCGAGCGACAATCCGGTCTCACAATGGTCTGCAGTTGATTCGTTCGACGAGGCGGTCTCGCGGCCGCGCATCTACCGAAACGGGCGTTTCGAATTCGGAGAGCGCTTCGGCGCCCGGGAAATGTTCCGTTTTCCCGCGCCGATCGGGCAAGTCGGCGTGTTGTTGGCCGCCCAGGACGAGGTTGTCACGATTCCGCGTGTGCTCAGCGTGCGAGAGATGGATGCCAAGATCGGCGGGATCGACATGGAACGACTGCGTCGCTGGTATCGCCAAGGGAAGCTGAATCGATCCCGTGGGCTGGTCGCAGCCCGATTTCCTGCCACGCCGACGCCTCGTGCGATGTCGAAATTGGTGCGGCGCGGCGTCTTAAGAAACGAACGGTTCGCGGCGGCAGTATTGGTCTATGGGCGCAAGCGGACTGGCTACTTCATGATCCGGTGGGACGCGCTGTTCCCTTCTCTCTTCGACCTGCGCCAACGCGGGCACACCTGTTCGCCGGTAGCCTGGAGCGCGGCACATCTCACCGCCCTTTTTGTGAAGCACATGCCGAGAGAACTCGCCGGCGTCTATGTTCCGGAAGCCTTGCCGATTGCGGTACGCCGAAGCATTCTGCGTGCCGTTCGTTCAAGCGACATCCGCCTCACGCGGAAAGTGACGCGCCTGAACCTAGCTTGCTGA
- a CDS encoding deacylase codes for MPILKRLQSYLDANKIPYELVSHAKAYTAHDVAQTLDVSGDLVAKVVVVKADNYFIMTVLPSTWRVDLKRLRDVLEARDVRLATEAECANLFPDCQVGAMPPFGNLYGIEVYVDQLLTEDESIVFEAGTYVGAIKLRYKDFADLVRPKIAAFHHEPSKIES; via the coding sequence ATGCCGATCCTGAAACGACTCCAGAGTTATCTGGACGCGAACAAAATTCCCTATGAACTGGTCAGCCACGCGAAGGCCTATACCGCGCACGATGTGGCCCAGACGCTGGATGTGTCGGGAGACCTCGTCGCCAAAGTCGTCGTCGTGAAAGCCGACAACTATTTCATCATGACCGTGTTGCCTTCCACCTGGCGCGTGGATCTGAAACGATTGCGGGATGTATTGGAAGCCCGCGACGTCCGGTTAGCGACAGAAGCCGAATGCGCGAACCTGTTCCCCGATTGCCAAGTGGGAGCGATGCCACCATTCGGCAATCTCTATGGCATAGAAGTGTATGTGGATCAGCTCCTGACGGAAGACGAGTCCATTGTGTTTGAAGCCGGGACCTATGTCGGCGCGATCAAACTACGGTACAAGGACTTTGCCGATCTCGTTCGCCCGAAAATTGCCGCGTTTCATCATGAACCGTCAAAGATCGAGAGCTAG
- a CDS encoding efflux RND transporter periplasmic adaptor subunit: protein MTMRAKAFKIERFTFQERCWAVLLIVFLGVGFVACERTPDQASETPKAVVAEKSGLIHLTSEELARTTIEFAPVARGALLVPRQYTATVQPNQNELADVTALIRGRVVKVYVDVGQDVKKDALLALLHSTDLGVAEGAYLKAVAKLHEAELAYKRARDLQEQKVVSLAELQRREATMKTARAEAREMSNRLELFGVPKEEIERLDREQTIKADVLLRAPFDGRVIMRNITRGEVVETQQKLFTVADLSDLWVVGNVPEKDVQFIRKDQKVEVIVSAYPHGIFPGTITYVGDVLDPATRTMRLRVTVPNPDLLLKPEMFALVLVYVAETPDALTVPLAAVQNGPTGKIVFVQRGVNDFEVRTVKLGSEQGEVVTVLDGVSAGDRVVTEGSFVLKSEMERHKIEPTP, encoded by the coding sequence ATGACTATGAGGGCAAAAGCTTTCAAAATCGAACGCTTCACCTTTCAAGAACGCTGCTGGGCCGTTCTCCTCATCGTCTTCTTAGGCGTCGGATTTGTCGCTTGCGAGAGAACTCCCGACCAAGCATCTGAGACCCCAAAGGCCGTTGTGGCCGAGAAGTCAGGTCTGATCCATCTCACGTCCGAGGAGCTCGCGCGAACGACGATCGAGTTCGCGCCGGTTGCTCGTGGGGCGTTGCTGGTACCGAGGCAATACACCGCCACAGTTCAACCCAACCAGAATGAACTGGCTGATGTGACGGCCCTCATCAGGGGCCGGGTGGTGAAGGTCTATGTGGATGTCGGCCAGGACGTGAAGAAGGATGCCTTGCTGGCCCTGCTGCACAGTACCGATCTTGGTGTGGCGGAGGGGGCCTACCTGAAGGCTGTTGCAAAACTGCACGAAGCGGAACTGGCGTACAAGCGAGCCAGAGACCTGCAAGAACAGAAGGTGGTGAGTCTGGCTGAATTGCAGCGCCGCGAGGCTACAATGAAAACGGCGCGGGCCGAGGCCCGCGAAATGTCGAATCGCCTCGAATTATTCGGGGTTCCCAAGGAGGAGATCGAGCGGCTGGATCGCGAGCAAACGATCAAGGCCGACGTCCTGCTGCGTGCGCCGTTCGACGGCCGCGTCATCATGCGCAATATCACGCGAGGCGAAGTGGTCGAAACTCAGCAGAAGCTCTTCACCGTCGCGGACCTTTCTGATCTGTGGGTGGTTGGAAATGTGCCGGAAAAGGACGTGCAGTTCATCCGCAAGGACCAGAAGGTCGAGGTGATTGTGTCCGCCTATCCCCATGGCATCTTTCCGGGCACGATCACCTACGTCGGTGATGTACTCGACCCTGCTACCCGCACGATGCGTTTGCGGGTGACGGTGCCGAATCCCGATCTGTTGTTGAAGCCGGAAATGTTCGCCCTCGTTCTCGTCTATGTGGCAGAAACCCCGGATGCGCTGACCGTTCCGCTCGCGGCAGTCCAAAACGGCCCGACCGGTAAGATCGTGTTTGTTCAACGGGGGGTGAACGACTTCGAAGTGCGAACGGTCAAACTAGGAAGCGAGCAGGGAGAGGTCGTGACGGTGCTGGATGGCGTGAGCGCCGGCGACCGGGTCGTGACCGAGGGATCGTTCGTCCTCAAGTCCGAAATGGAACGCCATAAGATCGAGCCGACACCATGA
- a CDS encoding efflux RND transporter permease subunit gives MIATLVEFSLRQRILVLGLASLLSLVGVFAFQSIPIDAYPDVTNIQVQVLTEAPGLSPVEVERFITYPLELQMTGLPGLAEIRSLSKFALSQITVVFNDDVDIYFARQLVLERIMAAKERLPEGLEPVMAPVTTGLGEVYHYYVEGPHATATDPKVVEEELTDQRTMQDWVLRPLLKSVPGVIDVNGMGGFVKQYQVLVDPAKLRKFDLTLHNIYEAVAKNNANVGGNVLERYAERSIVRGLGLIKSVNDIESIIVKESGGTPVFVRDVAEVLIGHAVRHGAVVLNGEREVVIGTVLMIRGGNARQVVEAVKNKVDDLQQNHILPAGTKILPFYDRIELVTAAINTVRDALIEGIVLVVFVFFFFLGHVRSAIVVTASLIITPLITFIAMQRLGLSANLMTLGGLAIAIGEIADGSLVVVENVYRHLAESQGPQRKSKVEVILQATKEVGRPILFGILIISVVFLPLMTLQGMEGKMFAPLAYTLVIALLASVVVTLTLSPVLASLLLRGDHPEETRLTRWMKQRYVPVLQWTLRHRSLVLTGSTAIVLCSLALVPFVGREFIPLLEEGALTPQVVRLPSVSLAESIEMEKQTHKVMLEFPEVKMAVSRIGRAEIPYHPEDLYESDPIVSLHDRSTWKTAKTQPGLTDAIRKKLAEVPGISVLMSQPIQERVDELISGVRTECAIKLFGEDLDVLRDKATEIAALMQQIKGVKDIKVEQIAGQPYLVIDIDRQKIARYGINVADVQEIITTAIGGKAATHVYEGERRFQLTLRFPETQRNSIGSIGEIRVKSASGALIPMSELATIEMREGPARISREQVKRRIYVGFNVVGRDIGSIVDEGRKKLEQQLRLPEGYSITWGGAFENMERANERLLIVVPITLGLVFFLLFWAFHSLRYATLIMMNLPFALIGGVVALWLSGQYLSVPASIGFIELFGLAVGNGIVLVSYINQLRNEGTQMDQAIVTGCILRLRPVVMTMMTTLLGLLPLVLAQGIGAEVQRPLATVVIGGLFTSTALTLVVLPALYRWFAEKEAGKEYAPEWV, from the coding sequence ATGATTGCGACTCTTGTGGAGTTCTCGCTGCGGCAGCGGATCCTGGTCCTTGGCCTGGCCAGCCTGTTGTCCCTCGTTGGCGTCTTCGCCTTCCAGTCTATCCCGATCGACGCCTACCCCGACGTGACGAACATCCAGGTGCAGGTGCTGACCGAGGCGCCGGGACTCTCGCCGGTCGAAGTCGAGCGGTTCATCACCTATCCACTCGAACTTCAAATGACAGGTCTGCCGGGTTTGGCGGAGATCCGATCCCTTTCCAAGTTCGCCCTGTCCCAGATCACGGTCGTGTTCAACGACGACGTGGATATCTACTTCGCCCGGCAGTTGGTCCTCGAACGGATCATGGCGGCGAAGGAGCGCTTACCGGAGGGGCTCGAACCAGTGATGGCTCCCGTCACGACGGGGCTGGGCGAGGTCTATCACTATTATGTGGAAGGGCCCCATGCGACGGCGACTGATCCGAAGGTCGTCGAGGAGGAGTTGACGGATCAGCGCACGATGCAGGACTGGGTCCTGCGCCCGTTGCTCAAGAGCGTGCCCGGTGTGATCGATGTGAACGGCATGGGCGGGTTCGTCAAACAGTATCAAGTCCTGGTCGATCCGGCCAAGCTCCGAAAGTTTGACCTGACGCTCCACAATATCTACGAGGCAGTGGCGAAGAACAATGCCAACGTCGGGGGCAATGTACTGGAACGGTATGCGGAACGTTCGATCGTCCGCGGCCTGGGCCTCATCAAAAGCGTGAACGATATCGAGTCTATCATCGTGAAGGAGTCGGGCGGCACGCCGGTCTTTGTTCGTGATGTCGCGGAAGTCCTCATCGGCCATGCCGTTCGCCATGGCGCAGTGGTCCTCAACGGGGAGCGGGAGGTCGTGATCGGAACCGTGCTGATGATTCGCGGAGGCAATGCCCGTCAGGTGGTCGAGGCGGTCAAGAACAAGGTGGACGATCTGCAGCAGAATCACATCCTCCCGGCAGGCACGAAGATCCTGCCCTTCTACGATCGCATCGAATTAGTGACGGCGGCGATCAATACGGTGCGGGACGCGTTGATCGAAGGGATCGTGCTGGTGGTCTTCGTCTTTTTTTTCTTCCTGGGCCATGTGCGCAGTGCCATCGTCGTGACGGCTTCGCTCATCATCACTCCCCTGATCACGTTCATCGCAATGCAACGGCTGGGGCTTTCGGCCAATTTGATGACGCTCGGCGGACTGGCTATCGCCATCGGCGAGATTGCGGACGGATCACTGGTTGTGGTGGAAAACGTCTATCGTCATCTGGCAGAGAGCCAAGGTCCGCAGCGGAAGAGTAAAGTTGAGGTGATCCTCCAGGCGACGAAAGAAGTAGGACGGCCGATTCTCTTCGGCATTCTGATCATCAGCGTCGTCTTCCTGCCGCTCATGACGCTCCAGGGCATGGAAGGGAAGATGTTCGCGCCGCTGGCCTACACGTTGGTGATCGCGCTCCTGGCCTCGGTCGTGGTCACGTTGACCCTGTCGCCGGTCCTCGCGTCGTTGCTCTTGCGCGGAGACCATCCGGAGGAAACGCGCCTCACGCGATGGATGAAACAGCGTTATGTGCCGGTGTTGCAATGGACGCTCAGGCATCGCAGTCTTGTCCTGACCGGTTCGACGGCGATCGTGCTCTGCAGCCTCGCTCTCGTTCCATTCGTGGGACGGGAATTCATTCCACTGCTTGAGGAAGGAGCCCTGACTCCTCAAGTCGTGAGGCTGCCGAGTGTGTCGCTGGCTGAGTCCATCGAGATGGAGAAGCAAACCCACAAAGTCATGTTGGAGTTTCCCGAAGTGAAGATGGCCGTGAGCAGGATCGGTCGGGCCGAGATTCCCTACCATCCGGAGGATCTGTATGAGAGCGACCCGATCGTCTCATTGCATGACCGCAGTACATGGAAAACGGCGAAGACTCAACCGGGGTTGACCGATGCGATCCGCAAGAAACTCGCAGAGGTTCCAGGTATTTCCGTGCTGATGAGTCAGCCGATTCAGGAACGGGTGGACGAGCTGATCTCCGGCGTCAGGACTGAATGCGCTATCAAACTGTTCGGAGAGGATCTTGATGTGCTCCGTGATAAGGCAACGGAGATTGCCGCCTTGATGCAGCAGATCAAGGGCGTCAAAGATATCAAGGTCGAACAGATCGCCGGGCAGCCCTACCTCGTCATCGACATCGATCGGCAGAAGATCGCCCGCTATGGCATCAACGTGGCCGACGTGCAGGAGATCATCACCACCGCCATCGGAGGCAAGGCGGCGACCCATGTGTACGAAGGCGAGCGGCGATTTCAATTGACGCTGCGGTTTCCTGAGACGCAACGCAACAGCATCGGCAGCATCGGGGAGATCAGGGTGAAGTCGGCTTCAGGCGCCCTGATCCCGATGAGCGAACTCGCCACGATCGAGATGCGCGAGGGCCCGGCCCGCATCAGCCGCGAGCAAGTGAAGCGCCGCATTTACGTCGGCTTTAATGTCGTCGGGCGGGATATCGGCAGTATTGTGGATGAAGGCCGGAAGAAGCTGGAGCAACAGTTACGCCTGCCGGAAGGGTACAGTATAACCTGGGGCGGGGCCTTCGAGAACATGGAGAGGGCGAACGAACGGCTGTTGATCGTGGTGCCGATCACGCTCGGGCTTGTGTTCTTCCTGCTTTTCTGGGCGTTTCACTCGCTCCGCTACGCGACCTTGATCATGATGAATCTTCCCTTCGCCTTGATCGGGGGCGTCGTGGCTTTGTGGTTGAGCGGACAATACCTGAGTGTGCCGGCTTCGATCGGATTCATAGAATTGTTTGGCCTCGCGGTCGGGAACGGGATTGTGCTGGTTTCTTATATCAACCAGCTGCGTAATGAAGGAACACAGATGGATCAGGCTATCGTTACCGGTTGCATTCTCCGCCTCCGTCCGGTTGTCATGACGATGATGACGACTCTGCTGGGCCTGTTGCCGTTGGTACTGGCGCAGGGGATCGGGGCCGAAGTCCAGCGACCACTCGCGACAGTCGTCATCGGTGGGCTTTTCACATCGACGGCACTCACGCTGGTGGTCTTGCCGGCCTTATATCGTTGGTTCGCAGAGAAAGAAGCGGGAAAGGAGTATGCGCCGGAATGGGTGTAA
- a CDS encoding DUF202 domain-containing protein yields MPERSDTIVRDRLARQRTALANERTLLSYIRTALGFFAVGIPAVWWLEGVGFQALGVVSLVTGVLFLGVGVWRFVTIKAGIDRQPE; encoded by the coding sequence ATGCCTGAGCGGTCTGACACTATTGTGCGGGATCGGCTGGCTCGGCAACGGACTGCGTTGGCCAACGAGCGCACGTTGCTGTCGTACATCAGAACTGCGTTGGGGTTTTTTGCCGTTGGAATTCCGGCTGTGTGGTGGCTGGAGGGGGTCGGATTTCAAGCGCTGGGTGTGGTCTCGCTGGTCACGGGCGTGTTGTTCCTGGGAGTCGGGGTTTGGCGATTCGTGACCATCAAAGCGGGGATCGATCGACAACCGGAATAG
- a CDS encoding cytochrome c has translation MKRSRMLKMAMVGLVSGLLLGTVVQGRAEPKLQNGDVARGKALFVRHCTGCHGPEGGGDGYSFLRGPDPANLTSPSTRKTSDADLLKAIHDGKPNMPPWKTRLSEKESRDVLAYVRTLAR, from the coding sequence ATGAAGCGAAGCCGGATGCTGAAGATGGCAATGGTGGGGCTTGTGAGCGGCCTTCTGTTAGGAACTGTGGTGCAAGGACGAGCCGAACCCAAGCTGCAAAACGGCGATGTGGCGCGGGGCAAGGCTCTGTTTGTCAGGCACTGCACCGGTTGTCATGGGCCTGAGGGCGGAGGGGATGGGTACAGCTTTCTTCGTGGACCGGATCCGGCTAATCTCACATCGCCATCGACCAGAAAGACATCCGATGCTGACCTGCTTAAGGCCATCCATGACGGCAAACCGAATATGCCGCCTTGGAAGACCCGTCTCTCGGAGAAAGAGAGCCGGGACGTGCTCGCCTATGTACGGACCCTCGCGAGGTGA
- a CDS encoding SUMF1/EgtB/PvdO family nonheme iron enzyme yields MRQMVGMLAVLCLFICPGMVAPPMAAYAASPGEKEFAKGGDLLKQKQYAEARAALEAGMTKDPTNVQAHFNLAEACRGLKAWTCAEEHYETALDLDAKSVAVGSTKPRLHKATVWRSLDEVTAWRLLDEAKGLMAGGKTSSDKMKQAEAALDSANELGLNKEQQAFYQQLQTRLPRQRSVALSGMQKPEGSAGGVGQQDAPMALVPAGEFTMGSNMADDEKPVHQIYLNAFYMDKYEVTVGQYAKYLEVTDMDEPPDWSIMNQPQHQKRPVVNVDWEDAVKFCKWAGKRLPTEAEWEKAARGTDGRIYPWGNEAPTRLHANYGRKEWNNHLSLVPVGSFEEGKSPYGIYDMAGNAWEWVSDWYDYEYYQNSPRRNPIGPTAGDSKGVRGGSWLYISEFLRSAHRFAAQPTNRYFGYGFRCAKTP; encoded by the coding sequence ATGAGACAGATGGTGGGAATGCTGGCTGTGTTGTGTCTCTTCATTTGTCCGGGGATGGTTGCGCCACCCATGGCCGCTTATGCAGCTAGTCCTGGCGAGAAAGAGTTTGCCAAAGGGGGGGATCTGCTGAAGCAAAAACAGTATGCAGAAGCGCGCGCGGCGCTGGAAGCCGGCATGACAAAAGATCCGACGAATGTGCAGGCGCATTTCAACCTGGCCGAGGCCTGTCGAGGATTAAAAGCATGGACCTGCGCGGAAGAACATTACGAGACTGCATTGGACCTGGATGCCAAGTCCGTGGCGGTTGGGTCTACAAAGCCACGTTTACACAAAGCGACGGTGTGGCGTTCACTGGACGAAGTGACGGCATGGCGGTTGCTGGACGAGGCGAAAGGTCTGATGGCAGGCGGGAAAACTTCCTCCGACAAGATGAAACAGGCCGAGGCTGCCCTGGACAGCGCCAACGAGCTCGGTCTCAACAAGGAGCAGCAGGCCTTCTACCAACAGCTGCAGACAAGACTTCCACGGCAGCGATCGGTCGCCTTATCGGGCATGCAGAAACCAGAGGGATCGGCGGGAGGGGTCGGGCAACAGGATGCGCCAATGGCGCTCGTTCCAGCAGGGGAGTTCACGATGGGAAGTAATATGGCCGACGACGAAAAACCGGTGCATCAGATCTACCTCAACGCGTTTTACATGGACAAGTACGAAGTGACGGTAGGACAGTATGCCAAGTATCTGGAAGTGACTGACATGGATGAGCCGCCGGACTGGAGTATCATGAATCAACCCCAACATCAGAAGCGCCCGGTGGTCAACGTGGATTGGGAGGACGCGGTCAAGTTCTGCAAATGGGCCGGCAAACGATTGCCGACGGAAGCGGAGTGGGAGAAGGCGGCGCGGGGGACGGATGGGCGCATCTATCCCTGGGGCAACGAAGCGCCCACGCGGCTGCACGCGAATTACGGCAGAAAGGAATGGAACAACCATCTGTCGCTGGTCCCGGTGGGGTCGTTCGAAGAGGGCAAGAGTCCCTATGGCATCTATGACATGGCCGGAAATGCCTGGGAATGGGTCAGCGACTGGTATGACTATGAGTATTATCAGAACAGCCCGCGGCGGAACCCGATAGGGCCGACAGCTGGTGATTCTAAGGGTGTGCGGGGCGGTTCCTGGCTGTACATTTCCGAGTTCCTGCGTTCCGCGCACCGATTCGCTGCCCAGCCGACGAACCGGTATTTCGGCTACGGGTTCCGTTGCGCGAAGACTCCATAG
- a CDS encoding glycoside hydrolase family 15 protein → MYPYGLIGNCQTSALIGSNGAVEWLCAPRPDSPPVFGRLLDPDGGHFSISSLAPSSELTTAQGYLPNTNILLTTITLANGDVFQITDFCPRFEQYGRLYRPAALFRLVEPLKGTPAIRVSCRPVSGWDKTPVHPVRGSNHIRYDIRSESLRLLTNMPLTYLTEETPVALTQKFYFGLTWGLGIEDDLVKVTHEFLEQTTRYWRIWVKNCSVPLLHQQEVIRSALALKLHCYEDTGAILAALTTSLPEQPGGSRNWDYRYCWLRDAYFALTAFHNLGHFEEMEAFLKFLLNIAHSHEHSRDRLRPVYTLSQGLPLPETVHPNWSGYQGNAPVRSHNQAAEHVQNDAYGEMILTFTPIFFDERFVDLRSKDLDALLAHLANLCIRSIGQPDAGLWEIRNGWQEHSFTNLMSWAGLERLERIKQTGHLGSISLDLTSARIRAAEALLRSVHDGAVRNGPSDFSYDAALAQLPILGYPNRQLGESTVLQITRELALRHGSDDTGFFYRYVREDDFGKPEGAFVICSFWIAQALARLGRMPEARTILDRVLVAANHVGLFSEHFIPATKIQCGNFPQAYSHVGLINAAFAVSPPWSDVL, encoded by the coding sequence ATGTATCCTTACGGCCTCATCGGCAATTGCCAAACCTCGGCGCTCATCGGATCAAACGGCGCTGTCGAATGGCTCTGCGCGCCGCGACCGGACAGCCCGCCTGTCTTCGGCCGGCTCCTCGATCCTGATGGAGGGCATTTCTCCATTTCGAGCCTTGCCCCTTCCAGCGAACTGACCACCGCACAAGGCTATCTTCCGAACACGAACATTCTACTGACCACCATAACATTGGCCAACGGCGATGTCTTCCAGATCACCGACTTCTGCCCGCGATTCGAACAATACGGGCGCCTCTATCGACCTGCAGCCTTGTTTCGATTGGTCGAACCGCTGAAGGGCACGCCGGCCATTCGCGTCAGCTGCCGGCCGGTCTCGGGCTGGGACAAGACTCCCGTCCACCCCGTGCGAGGCAGCAATCACATCCGCTACGACATCCGCAGTGAATCGCTCCGCCTCCTGACCAACATGCCGTTGACCTATCTCACCGAAGAAACCCCGGTCGCACTGACGCAGAAGTTCTACTTCGGCCTCACGTGGGGTCTCGGCATCGAGGATGACCTCGTGAAGGTGACGCACGAGTTTCTGGAACAGACGACGCGCTACTGGCGTATCTGGGTCAAAAACTGCTCGGTCCCGCTGCTGCATCAACAGGAAGTCATTCGCTCGGCTCTGGCCTTGAAGCTCCACTGCTACGAGGACACCGGCGCCATACTGGCAGCCTTGACGACGAGCCTTCCGGAGCAGCCGGGCGGAAGTCGCAACTGGGACTACCGCTATTGCTGGTTGCGCGATGCCTATTTTGCGCTCACGGCATTTCATAATCTAGGCCACTTCGAGGAAATGGAGGCCTTCCTTAAATTCCTGTTGAATATTGCCCATAGCCACGAACATTCCCGCGATCGGCTCCGACCAGTGTACACGCTCAGCCAGGGACTGCCTCTGCCGGAGACGGTTCATCCGAATTGGTCCGGCTATCAGGGCAATGCGCCGGTCCGGAGCCACAACCAAGCCGCCGAGCACGTGCAGAACGATGCCTACGGTGAGATGATTCTGACCTTCACTCCGATCTTCTTCGACGAACGGTTTGTCGATCTGCGCAGCAAAGACCTCGACGCACTCCTGGCTCATTTGGCAAACTTGTGCATACGCAGCATCGGCCAGCCGGACGCCGGCCTCTGGGAGATCCGCAACGGCTGGCAGGAACATTCCTTTACCAACTTGATGTCCTGGGCCGGTCTCGAGCGATTGGAGCGCATCAAACAAACCGGGCATCTCGGTTCGATCTCGTTGGACCTGACCAGCGCCCGAATCCGTGCGGCCGAGGCCTTGCTCCGTTCCGTGCATGACGGTGCGGTCCGGAACGGCCCGTCCGACTTCAGCTATGACGCCGCCCTTGCCCAACTCCCCATCTTGGGGTATCCGAATCGGCAACTCGGCGAGTCTACGGTGCTCCAGATCACCCGGGAACTCGCCCTTCGACATGGAAGCGACGACACCGGCTTTTTCTACCGTTACGTGCGCGAAGACGACTTCGGGAAACCGGAAGGAGCCTTCGTCATCTGCTCCTTCTGGATCGCGCAAGCGCTCGCCCGGTTGGGACGGATGCCTGAGGCCAGGACGATCCTCGATCGAGTACTGGTTGCTGCCAATCATGTCGGATTATTCTCCGAGCATTTCATCCCCGCCACAAAGATCCAATGCGGCAATTTTCCGCAAGCCTACTCTCATGTCGGGCTCATCAACGCCGCCTTTGCCGTCAGTCCTCCCTGGAGTGACGTGCTCTGA